A window of the Phaseolus vulgaris cultivar G19833 chromosome 5, P. vulgaris v2.0, whole genome shotgun sequence genome harbors these coding sequences:
- the LOC137835689 gene encoding uncharacterized protein isoform X2: MEQRNPSPSPSPVRVLIRPPSSPSPSSSDHTSPAQPQPPLPRASDGVVVVGFIARRHDDSAQLLDRVIDSNVFASGNLDAPLLVEDEEAREWFERRRISYFHDHERGILFLQFSSTRCPAIHTATDVAPPGFDSALEEHEFGDLQGMLFMFSVCHVIIYIQEGSHFGSRILRNFRVLQSAKHAMAPFVRSQTMPPLPARLHPSSSSRPASAANNSSPGQCIPVTLFVFIDDFSSLSSSSANGDESSDSTSLSHSSSLSGTAKGNLSAKGSGSVVVLARPASRSEGGFRKKLQSSLEAQIRFLVKKCRTLSGPEITHPGVRTGGSSTSAPLFSLDASRTVVLLDRFSNQRGESLEFASGLVDDVLNGKATSDSLLLESHGQSASKEDLISVKEFIYRQSDILRGRGGLINTNSGSAAGVGMVAVAAAAAAASAASGKTFTTPDLPNLEVWLSSSRHILSGVLCAKGGSLDEFDIIKRKPHPRNAVSSSVEGSLKSTNPLDVAVSWLQSGRGLNTKFSTVWCQRAIPTAKEVYLKDLPACYPTSQHVVHLDKALNAFRSMVKGPSVELFAKKLEDECTSMWKSGRQLCDAVSLTGKPCMHQRYDVETSNSDLGASPKPHSSGYFFLHACACGRSRQLRPDPFDFESADDSCFSDCDKLLPAVKLPETVAGPFKSSAWSLLRIGGARYYESSRGLLQSGFSATEKFLLKCTIYLEKKKIRNGSTESIVMQGSVIRAPKVESIADAKKTLAIQGHPHVQNGVEDVGTSLDVMKADDKKISFGRGFPIFKMRKPFSEVVAGSTSSDSGFPPLQQRKLPTSGSEKGMKQSRSSSRTVEQVNAAIDHQLSQKSQNVSSTQGNLDGNGKNMCRDGDPFLRIGSNVVPVYLNDGERNKSHSLKHVIVYVGFEHECPRGHRFLLNAEHLTELGSSYSSSEESHVSSMEPSDRNQACHTKVSKNASWNKVHRSSKEILSAATNKERDVNKSNEMISNGDSNSNGLIHTNIPLKQYNVTSTNAFAKPLNLMKDFGGDLQDISMDGDDLAFSMLNQNLPIYMICPHCKLSKNNKDTPKVKFASGISQLKRIFLVTPAFPVILATCPVVQFETSCLPPSVPDREQKLQFSLGCEVILPPESFLTLKLPFVYGVQLEDGNKHPLNPFEQKPEMTAWIAKGTVLQILSKWNNDEEYQAQ; encoded by the exons ATGGAGCAACGAAACCCTTCTCCGTCGCCGTCACCCGTTCGAGTCCTCATTCGCCCTCCGTCTTCTCCCTCGCCGTCCTCCTCCGATCATACCTCGCCGGCGCAGCCGCAGCCGCCGCTCCCTCGTGCCTCCGATGGCGTGGTTGTTGTCGGCTTCATCGCGCGACGGCACGACGATTCAGCGCAGCTCCTCGACCGCGTCATCGACTCCAACGTCTTTGCCTCCGGCAATCTCGACGCCCCGCTCCTCGTCGAGGATGAGGAGGCGAGGGAGTGGTTCGAGCGGAGGAGAATCAGCTACTTTCACGACCACGAGAGGGGGATTTTGTTCCTTCAGTTCTCTTCCACTCGCTGTCCCGCTATTCACACGGCTACGGACGTTGCGCCACCGGGATTTGATTCCGCCTTGGAGGAGCACGAGTTCGGCGACCTCCAGGGAATGCTTTTCATGTTCTCT GTTTGTcatgttattatatatattcagGAGGGGTCACACTTTGGTTCTAGGATTTTAAGGAATTTTCGTGTGCTGCAATCAGCTAAGCATGCAATGGCTCCCTTTGTTAGATCCCAAACTATGCCGCCATTGCCAGCTAGATTgcatccttcatcgtcttctAGACCTGCTTCGGCAGCAAACAATTCTTCTCCAG GACAGTGCATACCTGTCACTCTGTTTGTATTCATCGATGATTTCTCCAGTTTATCTAGTTCCAGTGCAAATGGGGATGAATCTTCAGATAGTACTTCACTTAGTCACTCTTCTAGTTTGAGTGGAACAGCTAAGGGAAACTTGTCTGCTAAAGGTTCTGGTTCGGTAGTTGTGCTGGCACGCCCCGCAAGTCGATCTGAAGGTGGATTTAGGAAGAAACTACAGTCATCTCTTGAAGCACAAATTCGCTTTCTGGTTAAGAAATGTCGGACGTTATCAGGTCCTGAAATAACTCATCCTGGCGTGAGAACTGGGGGTTCTTCAACTTCTGCACCTTTGTTTTCACTTGATGCATCTAGGACAGTTGTCTTGTTAGATCGGTTTTCAAATCAAAGAGGCGAGTCTCTTGAGTTTGCCAGTGGCCTTGTTGATGATGTGTTAAATGGGAAAGCAACTTCAGATTCCCTTCTGCTCGAAAGCCATGGTCAAAGTGCAAGCAAAGAAGATTTAATATCAGTTAAGGAGTTCATTTACAGGCAATCTGATATTTTGAGAGGGAGAGGGGGACTAATTAATACCAACAGTGGCTCAGCTGCTGGTGTTGGCATGGTTGCTGTTGCAGCAGCTGCAGCCGCTGCCTCAGCTGCATCTGGGAAAACATTTACTACTCCAGACCTTCCAAATCTTGAAGTTTGGTTATCTTCTAGTCGTCATATCTTGAGTGGAGTTCTCTGTGCAAAAGGTGGTTCCCTGGATGAATTTGATATTATCAAAAGAAAACCTCATCCTAGGAATGCTGTTTCATCCTCAGTGGAAGGATCTTTGAAGAGTACAAATCCTTTAGATGTTGCAGTATCTTGGTTACAAAGTGGTAGAGGGTTGAACACTAAATTCTCGACTGTGTGGTGCCAAAGAGCCATTCCAACTGCAAAGGAAGTTTATTTGAAAGACTTGCCTGCTTGTTATCCTACTTCACAGCATGTGGTCCATTTAGATAAGGCTTTGAATGCATTTCGCTCCATGGTGAAAGGACCTTCAGTGGAACTATTTGCAAAAAAATTGGAAGATGAATGCACTTCCATGTGGAAATCAGGAAGGCAACTATGTGATGCTGTTAGTTTGACAGGAAAACCATGCATGCACCAAAGATATGATGTTGAAACCAGTAATTCAGATTTAGGAGCCTCTCCCAAGCCACATTCAAGTGGCTACTTTTTCCTTCATGCTTGTGCTTGTGGGCGTTCCCGGCAGTTACGTCCTGATCCTTTTGATTTTGAATCAGCTGATGACAGTTGCTTCTCTGACTGTGATAAGCTACTTCCTGCAGTCAAATTACCAGAAACAGTTGCAGGACCTTTTAAATCTTCTGCTTGGAGTTTGCTTCGTATTGGGGGTGCTAGGTACTATGAATCTTCTAGAGGCTTACTTCAAAGTGGATTTTCTGCCACTGAAAAATTTCTTTTGAAATGTACAATATACctagagaaaaagaaaatacgAAATGGTTCTACAGAGAGTATAGTGATGCAAGGTTCTGTAATTAGGGCACCCAAGGTTGAATCTATTGCAGATGCAAAGAAAACTTTGGCTATACAAGGCCACCCTCATGTGCAGAACGGAGTGGAAGACGTAGGAACATCTTTAGATGTCATGAAGGCTGATGATAAAAAGATaagttttggtagaggtttCCCTATTTTCAAAATGAGAAAACCTTTTTCTGAGGTTGTTGCTGGATCAACGTCTAGTGATTCAGGATTCCCTCCTCTTCAACAAAGGAAATTGCCAACATCAGGTTCAGAAAAGGGGATGAAACAAAGCAGGTCTAGTAGTCGGACTGTTGAACAGGTTAATGCAGCCATTGATCATCAACTATCTCAAAAATCTCAAAATGTTTCATCTACTCAGGGAAATCTTGATGGTAATGGAAAAAATATGTGCAGGGACGGTGATCCCTTTTTGCGAATTGGTAGCAATGTAGTACCTGTATACTTGAATGATGGTGAAAGGAACAAATCACATTCTTTGAAGCATGTTATAGTATATGTTGGATTTGAGCATGAATGCCCCCGTGGCCACCGTTTTCTGTTGAATGCCGAACATCTTACCGAACTTGGATCTTCATACTCATCATCCGAAGAATCTCATGTATCTTCTATGGAGCCTTCTGACAGAAATCAggcatgtcatactaaagtaaGCAAGAATGCTTCCTGGAACAAAGTTCATCGAAGCTCAAAAGAAATTCTTTCTGCAGCCACAAATAAAGAAAGAGATGTGAACAAATCTAATGAAATGATTTCTAATGGTGATTCGAATTCAAATGGGCTAATACATACTAACATTCCGCTAAAGCAATATAATGTGACTTCAACAAATGCATTCGCAAAACCCCTGAATCTTATGAAGGATTTTGGAGGAGATCTTCAAGATATTAGCATGGATGGTGATGATCTTGCATTCTCCATGTTGAATCAAAACTTGCCTATCTACATGATCTGTCCTCACTGCAAGCTTTCAAAGAATAATAAGGATACACCAAAGGTTAAGTTTGCAAGTGGGATCTCACAGCTTAAAAGAATTTTTCTG GTGACACCCGCATTTCCAGTGATACTAGCAACGTGCCCTGTCGTACAATTTGAG ACATCATGCTTGCCTCCCTCAGTTCCAGATCGTGAGCAAAAATTGCAGTTTAGCCTTGGATGTGAAGTGATCTTGCCACCAGAGAGCTTCCTGACACTTAAGTTACCATTTGTATATGGTGTCCAGCTTGAAGATGGAAACAAACATCCTCTTAACCCGTTCGAACAAAAGCCTGAAATGACTGCCTGGATTGCCAAGGGCACAGTACTGCAGATCTTGTCCAAATGGAACAATGATGAGGAATATCAAGCCCAGTAA
- the LOC137835689 gene encoding uncharacterized protein isoform X1, whose amino-acid sequence MEQRNPSPSPSPVRVLIRPPSSPSPSSSDHTSPAQPQPPLPRASDGVVVVGFIARRHDDSAQLLDRVIDSNVFASGNLDAPLLVEDEEAREWFERRRISYFHDHERGILFLQFSSTRCPAIHTATDVAPPGFDSALEEHEFGDLQGMLFMFSVCHVIIYIQEGSHFGSRILRNFRVLQSAKHAMAPFVRSQTMPPLPARLHPSSSSRPASAANNSSPGRGGGNLSRNVSAISLMSGLGSYASLFPGQCIPVTLFVFIDDFSSLSSSSANGDESSDSTSLSHSSSLSGTAKGNLSAKGSGSVVVLARPASRSEGGFRKKLQSSLEAQIRFLVKKCRTLSGPEITHPGVRTGGSSTSAPLFSLDASRTVVLLDRFSNQRGESLEFASGLVDDVLNGKATSDSLLLESHGQSASKEDLISVKEFIYRQSDILRGRGGLINTNSGSAAGVGMVAVAAAAAAASAASGKTFTTPDLPNLEVWLSSSRHILSGVLCAKGGSLDEFDIIKRKPHPRNAVSSSVEGSLKSTNPLDVAVSWLQSGRGLNTKFSTVWCQRAIPTAKEVYLKDLPACYPTSQHVVHLDKALNAFRSMVKGPSVELFAKKLEDECTSMWKSGRQLCDAVSLTGKPCMHQRYDVETSNSDLGASPKPHSSGYFFLHACACGRSRQLRPDPFDFESADDSCFSDCDKLLPAVKLPETVAGPFKSSAWSLLRIGGARYYESSRGLLQSGFSATEKFLLKCTIYLEKKKIRNGSTESIVMQGSVIRAPKVESIADAKKTLAIQGHPHVQNGVEDVGTSLDVMKADDKKISFGRGFPIFKMRKPFSEVVAGSTSSDSGFPPLQQRKLPTSGSEKGMKQSRSSSRTVEQVNAAIDHQLSQKSQNVSSTQGNLDGNGKNMCRDGDPFLRIGSNVVPVYLNDGERNKSHSLKHVIVYVGFEHECPRGHRFLLNAEHLTELGSSYSSSEESHVSSMEPSDRNQACHTKVSKNASWNKVHRSSKEILSAATNKERDVNKSNEMISNGDSNSNGLIHTNIPLKQYNVTSTNAFAKPLNLMKDFGGDLQDISMDGDDLAFSMLNQNLPIYMICPHCKLSKNNKDTPKVKFASGISQLKRIFLVTPAFPVILATCPVVQFETSCLPPSVPDREQKLQFSLGCEVILPPESFLTLKLPFVYGVQLEDGNKHPLNPFEQKPEMTAWIAKGTVLQILSKWNNDEEYQAQ is encoded by the exons ATGGAGCAACGAAACCCTTCTCCGTCGCCGTCACCCGTTCGAGTCCTCATTCGCCCTCCGTCTTCTCCCTCGCCGTCCTCCTCCGATCATACCTCGCCGGCGCAGCCGCAGCCGCCGCTCCCTCGTGCCTCCGATGGCGTGGTTGTTGTCGGCTTCATCGCGCGACGGCACGACGATTCAGCGCAGCTCCTCGACCGCGTCATCGACTCCAACGTCTTTGCCTCCGGCAATCTCGACGCCCCGCTCCTCGTCGAGGATGAGGAGGCGAGGGAGTGGTTCGAGCGGAGGAGAATCAGCTACTTTCACGACCACGAGAGGGGGATTTTGTTCCTTCAGTTCTCTTCCACTCGCTGTCCCGCTATTCACACGGCTACGGACGTTGCGCCACCGGGATTTGATTCCGCCTTGGAGGAGCACGAGTTCGGCGACCTCCAGGGAATGCTTTTCATGTTCTCT GTTTGTcatgttattatatatattcagGAGGGGTCACACTTTGGTTCTAGGATTTTAAGGAATTTTCGTGTGCTGCAATCAGCTAAGCATGCAATGGCTCCCTTTGTTAGATCCCAAACTATGCCGCCATTGCCAGCTAGATTgcatccttcatcgtcttctAGACCTGCTTCGGCAGCAAACAATTCTTCTCCAGGTAGAGGTGGTGGTAACTTGAGTCGCAATGTGTCGGCCATATCTCTCATGTCAGGTTTAGGTTCTTATGCTTCTTTGTTTCCAGGACAGTGCATACCTGTCACTCTGTTTGTATTCATCGATGATTTCTCCAGTTTATCTAGTTCCAGTGCAAATGGGGATGAATCTTCAGATAGTACTTCACTTAGTCACTCTTCTAGTTTGAGTGGAACAGCTAAGGGAAACTTGTCTGCTAAAGGTTCTGGTTCGGTAGTTGTGCTGGCACGCCCCGCAAGTCGATCTGAAGGTGGATTTAGGAAGAAACTACAGTCATCTCTTGAAGCACAAATTCGCTTTCTGGTTAAGAAATGTCGGACGTTATCAGGTCCTGAAATAACTCATCCTGGCGTGAGAACTGGGGGTTCTTCAACTTCTGCACCTTTGTTTTCACTTGATGCATCTAGGACAGTTGTCTTGTTAGATCGGTTTTCAAATCAAAGAGGCGAGTCTCTTGAGTTTGCCAGTGGCCTTGTTGATGATGTGTTAAATGGGAAAGCAACTTCAGATTCCCTTCTGCTCGAAAGCCATGGTCAAAGTGCAAGCAAAGAAGATTTAATATCAGTTAAGGAGTTCATTTACAGGCAATCTGATATTTTGAGAGGGAGAGGGGGACTAATTAATACCAACAGTGGCTCAGCTGCTGGTGTTGGCATGGTTGCTGTTGCAGCAGCTGCAGCCGCTGCCTCAGCTGCATCTGGGAAAACATTTACTACTCCAGACCTTCCAAATCTTGAAGTTTGGTTATCTTCTAGTCGTCATATCTTGAGTGGAGTTCTCTGTGCAAAAGGTGGTTCCCTGGATGAATTTGATATTATCAAAAGAAAACCTCATCCTAGGAATGCTGTTTCATCCTCAGTGGAAGGATCTTTGAAGAGTACAAATCCTTTAGATGTTGCAGTATCTTGGTTACAAAGTGGTAGAGGGTTGAACACTAAATTCTCGACTGTGTGGTGCCAAAGAGCCATTCCAACTGCAAAGGAAGTTTATTTGAAAGACTTGCCTGCTTGTTATCCTACTTCACAGCATGTGGTCCATTTAGATAAGGCTTTGAATGCATTTCGCTCCATGGTGAAAGGACCTTCAGTGGAACTATTTGCAAAAAAATTGGAAGATGAATGCACTTCCATGTGGAAATCAGGAAGGCAACTATGTGATGCTGTTAGTTTGACAGGAAAACCATGCATGCACCAAAGATATGATGTTGAAACCAGTAATTCAGATTTAGGAGCCTCTCCCAAGCCACATTCAAGTGGCTACTTTTTCCTTCATGCTTGTGCTTGTGGGCGTTCCCGGCAGTTACGTCCTGATCCTTTTGATTTTGAATCAGCTGATGACAGTTGCTTCTCTGACTGTGATAAGCTACTTCCTGCAGTCAAATTACCAGAAACAGTTGCAGGACCTTTTAAATCTTCTGCTTGGAGTTTGCTTCGTATTGGGGGTGCTAGGTACTATGAATCTTCTAGAGGCTTACTTCAAAGTGGATTTTCTGCCACTGAAAAATTTCTTTTGAAATGTACAATATACctagagaaaaagaaaatacgAAATGGTTCTACAGAGAGTATAGTGATGCAAGGTTCTGTAATTAGGGCACCCAAGGTTGAATCTATTGCAGATGCAAAGAAAACTTTGGCTATACAAGGCCACCCTCATGTGCAGAACGGAGTGGAAGACGTAGGAACATCTTTAGATGTCATGAAGGCTGATGATAAAAAGATaagttttggtagaggtttCCCTATTTTCAAAATGAGAAAACCTTTTTCTGAGGTTGTTGCTGGATCAACGTCTAGTGATTCAGGATTCCCTCCTCTTCAACAAAGGAAATTGCCAACATCAGGTTCAGAAAAGGGGATGAAACAAAGCAGGTCTAGTAGTCGGACTGTTGAACAGGTTAATGCAGCCATTGATCATCAACTATCTCAAAAATCTCAAAATGTTTCATCTACTCAGGGAAATCTTGATGGTAATGGAAAAAATATGTGCAGGGACGGTGATCCCTTTTTGCGAATTGGTAGCAATGTAGTACCTGTATACTTGAATGATGGTGAAAGGAACAAATCACATTCTTTGAAGCATGTTATAGTATATGTTGGATTTGAGCATGAATGCCCCCGTGGCCACCGTTTTCTGTTGAATGCCGAACATCTTACCGAACTTGGATCTTCATACTCATCATCCGAAGAATCTCATGTATCTTCTATGGAGCCTTCTGACAGAAATCAggcatgtcatactaaagtaaGCAAGAATGCTTCCTGGAACAAAGTTCATCGAAGCTCAAAAGAAATTCTTTCTGCAGCCACAAATAAAGAAAGAGATGTGAACAAATCTAATGAAATGATTTCTAATGGTGATTCGAATTCAAATGGGCTAATACATACTAACATTCCGCTAAAGCAATATAATGTGACTTCAACAAATGCATTCGCAAAACCCCTGAATCTTATGAAGGATTTTGGAGGAGATCTTCAAGATATTAGCATGGATGGTGATGATCTTGCATTCTCCATGTTGAATCAAAACTTGCCTATCTACATGATCTGTCCTCACTGCAAGCTTTCAAAGAATAATAAGGATACACCAAAGGTTAAGTTTGCAAGTGGGATCTCACAGCTTAAAAGAATTTTTCTG GTGACACCCGCATTTCCAGTGATACTAGCAACGTGCCCTGTCGTACAATTTGAG ACATCATGCTTGCCTCCCTCAGTTCCAGATCGTGAGCAAAAATTGCAGTTTAGCCTTGGATGTGAAGTGATCTTGCCACCAGAGAGCTTCCTGACACTTAAGTTACCATTTGTATATGGTGTCCAGCTTGAAGATGGAAACAAACATCCTCTTAACCCGTTCGAACAAAAGCCTGAAATGACTGCCTGGATTGCCAAGGGCACAGTACTGCAGATCTTGTCCAAATGGAACAATGATGAGGAATATCAAGCCCAGTAA
- the LOC137835689 gene encoding uncharacterized protein isoform X3, whose product MQVCHVIIYIQEGSHFGSRILRNFRVLQSAKHAMAPFVRSQTMPPLPARLHPSSSSRPASAANNSSPGRGGGNLSRNVSAISLMSGLGSYASLFPGQCIPVTLFVFIDDFSSLSSSSANGDESSDSTSLSHSSSLSGTAKGNLSAKGSGSVVVLARPASRSEGGFRKKLQSSLEAQIRFLVKKCRTLSGPEITHPGVRTGGSSTSAPLFSLDASRTVVLLDRFSNQRGESLEFASGLVDDVLNGKATSDSLLLESHGQSASKEDLISVKEFIYRQSDILRGRGGLINTNSGSAAGVGMVAVAAAAAAASAASGKTFTTPDLPNLEVWLSSSRHILSGVLCAKGGSLDEFDIIKRKPHPRNAVSSSVEGSLKSTNPLDVAVSWLQSGRGLNTKFSTVWCQRAIPTAKEVYLKDLPACYPTSQHVVHLDKALNAFRSMVKGPSVELFAKKLEDECTSMWKSGRQLCDAVSLTGKPCMHQRYDVETSNSDLGASPKPHSSGYFFLHACACGRSRQLRPDPFDFESADDSCFSDCDKLLPAVKLPETVAGPFKSSAWSLLRIGGARYYESSRGLLQSGFSATEKFLLKCTIYLEKKKIRNGSTESIVMQGSVIRAPKVESIADAKKTLAIQGHPHVQNGVEDVGTSLDVMKADDKKISFGRGFPIFKMRKPFSEVVAGSTSSDSGFPPLQQRKLPTSGSEKGMKQSRSSSRTVEQVNAAIDHQLSQKSQNVSSTQGNLDGNGKNMCRDGDPFLRIGSNVVPVYLNDGERNKSHSLKHVIVYVGFEHECPRGHRFLLNAEHLTELGSSYSSSEESHVSSMEPSDRNQACHTKVSKNASWNKVHRSSKEILSAATNKERDVNKSNEMISNGDSNSNGLIHTNIPLKQYNVTSTNAFAKPLNLMKDFGGDLQDISMDGDDLAFSMLNQNLPIYMICPHCKLSKNNKDTPKVKFASGISQLKRIFLVTPAFPVILATCPVVQFETSCLPPSVPDREQKLQFSLGCEVILPPESFLTLKLPFVYGVQLEDGNKHPLNPFEQKPEMTAWIAKGTVLQILSKWNNDEEYQAQ is encoded by the exons ATGCAGGTTTGTcatgttattatatatattcagGAGGGGTCACACTTTGGTTCTAGGATTTTAAGGAATTTTCGTGTGCTGCAATCAGCTAAGCATGCAATGGCTCCCTTTGTTAGATCCCAAACTATGCCGCCATTGCCAGCTAGATTgcatccttcatcgtcttctAGACCTGCTTCGGCAGCAAACAATTCTTCTCCAGGTAGAGGTGGTGGTAACTTGAGTCGCAATGTGTCGGCCATATCTCTCATGTCAGGTTTAGGTTCTTATGCTTCTTTGTTTCCAGGACAGTGCATACCTGTCACTCTGTTTGTATTCATCGATGATTTCTCCAGTTTATCTAGTTCCAGTGCAAATGGGGATGAATCTTCAGATAGTACTTCACTTAGTCACTCTTCTAGTTTGAGTGGAACAGCTAAGGGAAACTTGTCTGCTAAAGGTTCTGGTTCGGTAGTTGTGCTGGCACGCCCCGCAAGTCGATCTGAAGGTGGATTTAGGAAGAAACTACAGTCATCTCTTGAAGCACAAATTCGCTTTCTGGTTAAGAAATGTCGGACGTTATCAGGTCCTGAAATAACTCATCCTGGCGTGAGAACTGGGGGTTCTTCAACTTCTGCACCTTTGTTTTCACTTGATGCATCTAGGACAGTTGTCTTGTTAGATCGGTTTTCAAATCAAAGAGGCGAGTCTCTTGAGTTTGCCAGTGGCCTTGTTGATGATGTGTTAAATGGGAAAGCAACTTCAGATTCCCTTCTGCTCGAAAGCCATGGTCAAAGTGCAAGCAAAGAAGATTTAATATCAGTTAAGGAGTTCATTTACAGGCAATCTGATATTTTGAGAGGGAGAGGGGGACTAATTAATACCAACAGTGGCTCAGCTGCTGGTGTTGGCATGGTTGCTGTTGCAGCAGCTGCAGCCGCTGCCTCAGCTGCATCTGGGAAAACATTTACTACTCCAGACCTTCCAAATCTTGAAGTTTGGTTATCTTCTAGTCGTCATATCTTGAGTGGAGTTCTCTGTGCAAAAGGTGGTTCCCTGGATGAATTTGATATTATCAAAAGAAAACCTCATCCTAGGAATGCTGTTTCATCCTCAGTGGAAGGATCTTTGAAGAGTACAAATCCTTTAGATGTTGCAGTATCTTGGTTACAAAGTGGTAGAGGGTTGAACACTAAATTCTCGACTGTGTGGTGCCAAAGAGCCATTCCAACTGCAAAGGAAGTTTATTTGAAAGACTTGCCTGCTTGTTATCCTACTTCACAGCATGTGGTCCATTTAGATAAGGCTTTGAATGCATTTCGCTCCATGGTGAAAGGACCTTCAGTGGAACTATTTGCAAAAAAATTGGAAGATGAATGCACTTCCATGTGGAAATCAGGAAGGCAACTATGTGATGCTGTTAGTTTGACAGGAAAACCATGCATGCACCAAAGATATGATGTTGAAACCAGTAATTCAGATTTAGGAGCCTCTCCCAAGCCACATTCAAGTGGCTACTTTTTCCTTCATGCTTGTGCTTGTGGGCGTTCCCGGCAGTTACGTCCTGATCCTTTTGATTTTGAATCAGCTGATGACAGTTGCTTCTCTGACTGTGATAAGCTACTTCCTGCAGTCAAATTACCAGAAACAGTTGCAGGACCTTTTAAATCTTCTGCTTGGAGTTTGCTTCGTATTGGGGGTGCTAGGTACTATGAATCTTCTAGAGGCTTACTTCAAAGTGGATTTTCTGCCACTGAAAAATTTCTTTTGAAATGTACAATATACctagagaaaaagaaaatacgAAATGGTTCTACAGAGAGTATAGTGATGCAAGGTTCTGTAATTAGGGCACCCAAGGTTGAATCTATTGCAGATGCAAAGAAAACTTTGGCTATACAAGGCCACCCTCATGTGCAGAACGGAGTGGAAGACGTAGGAACATCTTTAGATGTCATGAAGGCTGATGATAAAAAGATaagttttggtagaggtttCCCTATTTTCAAAATGAGAAAACCTTTTTCTGAGGTTGTTGCTGGATCAACGTCTAGTGATTCAGGATTCCCTCCTCTTCAACAAAGGAAATTGCCAACATCAGGTTCAGAAAAGGGGATGAAACAAAGCAGGTCTAGTAGTCGGACTGTTGAACAGGTTAATGCAGCCATTGATCATCAACTATCTCAAAAATCTCAAAATGTTTCATCTACTCAGGGAAATCTTGATGGTAATGGAAAAAATATGTGCAGGGACGGTGATCCCTTTTTGCGAATTGGTAGCAATGTAGTACCTGTATACTTGAATGATGGTGAAAGGAACAAATCACATTCTTTGAAGCATGTTATAGTATATGTTGGATTTGAGCATGAATGCCCCCGTGGCCACCGTTTTCTGTTGAATGCCGAACATCTTACCGAACTTGGATCTTCATACTCATCATCCGAAGAATCTCATGTATCTTCTATGGAGCCTTCTGACAGAAATCAggcatgtcatactaaagtaaGCAAGAATGCTTCCTGGAACAAAGTTCATCGAAGCTCAAAAGAAATTCTTTCTGCAGCCACAAATAAAGAAAGAGATGTGAACAAATCTAATGAAATGATTTCTAATGGTGATTCGAATTCAAATGGGCTAATACATACTAACATTCCGCTAAAGCAATATAATGTGACTTCAACAAATGCATTCGCAAAACCCCTGAATCTTATGAAGGATTTTGGAGGAGATCTTCAAGATATTAGCATGGATGGTGATGATCTTGCATTCTCCATGTTGAATCAAAACTTGCCTATCTACATGATCTGTCCTCACTGCAAGCTTTCAAAGAATAATAAGGATACACCAAAGGTTAAGTTTGCAAGTGGGATCTCACAGCTTAAAAGAATTTTTCTG GTGACACCCGCATTTCCAGTGATACTAGCAACGTGCCCTGTCGTACAATTTGAG ACATCATGCTTGCCTCCCTCAGTTCCAGATCGTGAGCAAAAATTGCAGTTTAGCCTTGGATGTGAAGTGATCTTGCCACCAGAGAGCTTCCTGACACTTAAGTTACCATTTGTATATGGTGTCCAGCTTGAAGATGGAAACAAACATCCTCTTAACCCGTTCGAACAAAAGCCTGAAATGACTGCCTGGATTGCCAAGGGCACAGTACTGCAGATCTTGTCCAAATGGAACAATGATGAGGAATATCAAGCCCAGTAA